One Candidatus Acidiferrales bacterium DNA segment encodes these proteins:
- the mce gene encoding methylmalonyl-CoA epimerase, which translates to MKLDHVGIAVRSLNAALKFYQETLGIPLEGFENIPQEKVRVAMLPLGDTRVELLEGTSGDSVIARFLEEHGEGLHHIAVEIEHLEKRAGELLAAGVRLVTPRVQEGAGGHRYVFVHPSSTGGVLVELVEAKPK; encoded by the coding sequence ATGAAGCTCGACCATGTCGGGATTGCCGTGCGGTCGCTCAACGCGGCTTTGAAGTTTTATCAAGAGACCCTGGGGATTCCCCTCGAGGGTTTTGAGAATATTCCGCAGGAGAAGGTGCGCGTGGCCATGTTGCCGCTCGGCGACACCCGTGTTGAGTTGCTGGAGGGCACTTCCGGAGATTCGGTGATTGCCCGGTTCTTGGAAGAGCACGGCGAAGGCCTCCACCACATTGCTGTCGAGATAGAGCATCTCGAAAAGCGCGCCGGGGAACTCCTGGCGGCCGGCGTGCGCCTGGTGACGCCCCGGGTGCAGGAGGGAGCAGGCGGCCATCGCTATGTCTTTGTTCATCCCTCGAGCACCGGCGGCGTTCTGGTGGAGCTGGTTGAAGCAAAACCAAAATGA